A DNA window from Labrus mixtus chromosome 4, fLabMix1.1, whole genome shotgun sequence contains the following coding sequences:
- the chd2 gene encoding chromodomain-helicase-DNA-binding protein 2 isoform X1 yields the protein MMKNKSKKQEDEGSTHSNASSNSASEESNRSASESGSQSESEHGSERRRPQHSESNSSSESESHSGSGSESAGSKSQQNAEEVKDKPVGKKERLADVKKMWDEHPDVYGVRRSNRSRQEPARLNIGAGGSSDSESESPKRKTSRAKKKENIWKDDDSNDEEEEEEEEEEKASDSSDSEQEEKKVRSRRLPARRPQAKSAAKKQLSQKGRKSRKQESSAEDDDDDEEDDDDDEDDTSKRQTRGRGATKVKSYKEDQHDFETDSDDLIEMTGDACEEQQDDDSETIERVMDTRTARKGATGASTTVYAVEENGDPSQGFDPENEEGETQYLIKWKGWSYIHNTWESMDSLTQQKVKGIKRLDNYKKKSEELNSWLRRASPEDIEFHNCQQELTSDLKKQFQFVERVIATKSGKTPGSSDFPSHSHKAPPSNEPEYLCKWMGLPYSECSWEDGALVKKKFQQWVDGFLSRSTCKTVPSKDCKVLKQRPRFVALKKQPSYIGDENLQLRDYQLDGLNWLAHSWCRCNSVILADEMGLGKTIQTISFLSYLFHQHQLYGPFLLVVPLSTLTSWQRECETWAPDMNVVVYLGDVMSRKTIRDYEWVNHQTKRIRFNALLTTYEILLKDKGVLGNINWAFMGVDEAHRLKNDDSLLYKTLMEFRSNHRLLITGTPLQNSLKELWSLLHFLMPDKFDSWEDFEDEHGKAKDNGYQSLHKVLEPFLLRRVKKDVEKSLPAKVEQILRVDMTAHQKQFYKWILTRNYKALSKGTRGSSSGFLNIVMELKKCCNHSFLIKQPEDVECETQQEHLQGLVRGSGKLVLLDKLLTRLRERGNRVLIFSQMVRMLDILAEYLAKRRYQFQRLDGSIKGEIRKQALDHFNAEGSEDFCFLLSTRAGGLGINLASADTVVIFDSDWNPQNDLQAQARAHRIGQKKQVNIYRLVTKGTVEEDIIERAKKKMVLDHLVIQRMDTTGRTVLDSNSTQGSTNSNPFNKEELTAILKFGAEELFKEAEGEESEPQEMDIDEILRLAETRESDQGSSATDELLSQFKVANFSSMEESTPDFEGRAIREWDDIIPEEQRRKIEEEEKQREMEDIFMLPRSRSSNKRAQANDSDSDVGSKLKNRSSGSESETDDSDDDKKPKKRGRPRARKNNVEGFTDAEIRRFIKAYKKFGSPLERLEAIARDSELVDKSIADLKRLGELIHTSCVTAVQEHEEHLKENPVEAKGPGKRRGINIKISGVQVNAKTIIQHEEEFEPLHKAVPSNPEERNTFKLTCRVKVAHFDVDWDLQEDIQLLLGIYEHGFGNWDLIKTDPDLKLADKILPDDPSKKPQSKQLQARAEYLLKLLKKEQDNTDVSKTGEEVKVRKRKPRVKKEKILKDEQGNDISSPRLSDNPSEEGEVKDDGAEKSPSKKRQKKKDNKENKEKHGTPKKEKDGDKDKKGAKPRKEKAKGTKGKKTQGPVHITAGSDPVPIEGKDDDELDQETFSICKERMRPVKKALKQLDKPDEGLSDQEQLQHTRTCLLKIGDRITECLKAYSDPEHVKIWRRNLWIFVSKFTEFGARKLHKLYKMAQKKRSHEEEKKREDPAGRTKSFRPEASGSSRDSTGTQPNSKAASHTSQSGPHGHHREAYNSANKRHFANDERGDWQRDRKYNYPGNSNQSWQGDRHHPYDQHRYKDHYGDRRSHGDSYRSSGSYRNNSSPRKRPYDQYGSDRDHRGNRPYYDRHPDPKRRRSDEFRPNYHQGREGSQQDFRRMPEHRPAGPPAPDNYSRPFHPDKPPPPLDPRSPQAQKSPQDSRSPPERPAEPSAAADPNWNNKKT from the exons ATGATGaagaataaaagtaaaaaacaagaGGATGAAGGATCGACTCACAGCAACGCATCAAG CAATTCAGCCTCGGAGGAGTCCAACCGCTCTGCGTCAGAGTCGGGAAGTCAGTCGGAGAGCGAGCATggcagtgagaggaggagacccCAACACTCGGAGTCGAACAGCTCGTCTGAGTCAGAGAGTCACTCCGGGTCGGGGAGCGAGTCCGCCGGATCCAAATCCCAGCAAAACGCAGAAGAGGTCAAAGACAAGccggtgggaaagaaggagcgTCTGGCAGATGTCAAGAAG ATGTGGGATGAACATCCAGATGTGTACGGAGTCAGGAGGTCCAATCGCAGCAGACAGGAGCCTGCTCGTCTGAACATCGGCGCTGGG GGCAGCAGTGATTCTGAGAGTGAAAGTCCAAAGAGGAAAACATCACGAGCTAAGAAAAAAGA AAATATCTGGAAAGATGATGACTcaaatgatgaagaggaggaggaggaggaggaggaggagaaggcgtCCGACAGTTCGGACAGtgagcaggaagagaaaaaagttAGATCCAGACGACTTCCTGCTAGAAG acctCAGGCCAAATCTGCAGCCAAAAAGCAGCTGTCTCAAAAAGGAAGGAAGTCGAGGAAACAGGAGTCGTCTGCCGAGGACGATGACGACGACGAAGAGgacgatgacgatgacgagGATGACACTTCAAAGAGACAGACACGGGGAAGGGGTGCAACTAAAGTCAAAAG CTACAAAGAGGACCAACATGACTTCGAGACCGACTCTGACGACTTGATTGAAATGACCGGGGACGCTTGTGAGGAGCAGCAGGATGACGACAGCGAGACCATTGAAAGAGTCATGGACACCAGGACGGCAAGGAAAGGAG CCACCGGGGCCTCCACCACTGTGTATGCCGTGGAGGAAAATGGAGACCCCAGCCAAGGCTTTGACCCCGAGAACGAAGAAGGGGAAACTCAGTATCTGATCAAGTGGAAGGGCTGGTCCTACATCCACAACACGTGGGAGAGCATGGACTCTCTGACGCAGCAGAAAGTCAAGGGAATCAAGAGACTGGACAactacaaaaagaaaagtgaagagctcaattcatg GCTGAGGAGGGCGTCCCCGGAGGATATCGAGTTTCACAACTGCCAACAGGAGCTCACTTCCGATTTGAAAAAGCAGTTTCAGTTTGTTGAGCGTGTGATCG CGACAAAATCAGGAAAGACTCCAGGATCCTCCGACTTCCCCT ctcacAGTCACAAAGCACCGCCCTCCAATGAGCCGGAGTATCTATGCAAGTGGATGGGCTTACCTTATTCGGAGTGCAGCTGGGAAGATGGAGCTTTGGTGAAGAAGAAGTTTCAGCAGTGGGTCGACGGCTTCCTGAGCCGGAGCACCTGTAAGACCGTCCCCTCCAAAGACTGCAAG GTGTTGAAGCAAAGGCCGAGGTTTGTCGCTCTGAAAAAACAGCCGTCGTATATCGGAGATGAGAACCTTCAGCTTCGAGATTATCAGCTGGATGGCTTGAACTGGTTGGCACACTCCTGGTGCAG gtgtaACAGTGTCATCCTGGCCGACGAGATGGGGCTCGGAAAGACCATCCAGACCATCTCCTTCCTGTCGTACCTCTTTCACCAGCATCAGCTGTACGGGCCCTTCCTCCTGGTGGTGCCTCTGTCCACGCTGACCTCCTGGCAGAGGGAGTGCGAGACGTGGGCTCCGGACATGAACGTGGTCGTCTACCTCGGCGACGTCATGAGCAGGAAGACG attCGAGACTACGAGTGGGTGAACCATCAAACCAAAAGAATCCGTTTCAACGCATTATTAACCACTTATGAGATTCTTCTTAAAGACAAG GGAGTTCTCGGGAACATCAACTGGGCGTTCATGGGCGTGGATGAAGCTCACAGGCTGAAGAACGACGACTCCCTCCTCTACAAAACCCTCATGGAGTTCAGGTCCAACCACAGGCTCCTCATTACCGGCACTCCGCTGCAGAACTCGCTCAAAGAGCTCTGGTCACTGTTGCACTTCCTCATGCCTGACAA GTTTGACTCCTGGGAGGATTTTGAGGATGAACACGGCAAAGCGAAAGATAACGGTTATCAGAGTCTGCACAAAGTCCTTGAGCCCTTCCTCCTGCGCCGTGTCAAGAAAGACGTGGAGAAATCTCTCCCCGCCAAGGTGGAGCAGATCCTCCGCGTCGACATGACTGCACAtcaaaaacagttttacaa gtGGATTTTAACGAGGAATTACAAAGCTCTTTCCAAAGGCACCCGAGGCAGCTCCTCCGGCTTCCTCAACATCGTTATGGAGCTGAAAAAGTGCTGCAACCACAGTTTCCTCATCAAGCAGCCCGAAGACGTGGAATGTGAAACACAACAGGAACACCTGCAG GGTCTTGTGAGGGGCAGTGGGAAACTTGTGCTGCTGGATAAGCTGCTGACCAGACTCcgagagagagggaacaggGTCCTGATTTTCTCCCAGATGGTCAGGATGTTGGACATCCTGGCCGAGTACTTGGCCAAGAGGCGCTACCAATTCCAG cGGCTGGACGGTTCCATAAAGGGAGAAATCCGAAAGCAAGCACTTGACCACTTCAATGCAGAAGGCTCCGAG GACTTCTGCTTCCTGTTGTCCACCAGAGCCGGAGGTCTGGGGATTAACTTGGCCTCAGCCGACACAGTCGTCATCTTCGACTCGGACTGGAACCCTCAAAACGACCTGCAGGCACAAGCCAGAGCTCACAGGATCGGTCAGAAGAAACAG GTGAATATTTATCGACTGGTCACTAAAGGAACGGTGGAGGAGGACATAATCGAGAGGGCGAAGAAGAAGATGGTTCTGGACCATCTCGTCATTCAGAGGATGGACACCACGGGTCGAACTGTACTGGACAGCAACTCAACTCAAGGAAGCACAAA TTCAAACCCATTTAATAAAGAGGAGCTGACTGCCATCCTCAAGTTTGGTGCAGAGGAACTTTTTAAAGAAGCAGAAGGAGAGGAGTCTGAACCTCAG GAGATGGACATCGATGAGATCCTCAGGTTGGCTGAAACGAGGGAAAGTGACCAGGGCTCGAGTGCTACAGATGAACTTCTATCTCAGTTTAAG GTTGCTAATTTCTCAAGCATGGAGGAAAGCACGCCGGACTTCGAGGGGAGGGCCATAAGGGAATGGGACGATATCATCCCCGAAGAGCAGCGGCGCAAaatcgaggaggaggagaagcagcgGGAGATGGAGGACATCTTTATGCTGCCCCGAAGCAGGAGCTCGAACAAGAGG GCTCAGGCTAACGATAGCGACAGCGACGTTGGCTCCAAGCTGAAGAATCGCTCGTCGGGCTCCGAGAGCGAGACGGATGACAGTGACGACGACAAGAAGCCAAAGAAGAGAGGCAGACCGAGAGCTCGCAAAAACAACGTGGAGGGTTTCACTGACGCAGAGATTCGCAG GTTCATCAAGGCTTACAAGAAGTTTGGATCTCCTCTTGAAAG GTTGGAGGCCATCGCCCGGGACTCGGAGCTGGTTGATAAGTCCATAGCCGACCTGAAGAGACTCGGTGAACTGATCCACACGAGCTGTGTCACTGCGGTGCAGGAGCACGAGGAACACCTGAAAGAGAACCCAGTTGAAG CCAAAGGTCCCGGGAAGCGGAGAGGGATAAACATCAAGATCTCAGGAGTGCAAGTCAACGCCAAAACCATCATCCAGCATGAGGAGGAGTTTGAGCCTCTGCACAAAGCGGTGCCCTCCAATCCTGAGGAGAGGAACAC GTTCAAGCTCACATGCAGGGTCAAGGTGGCCCACTTTGATGTGGATTGGGATCTGCAGGAAGACATTCAGCTCCTGCTCGGGATCTACGAGCACGGCTTCGGCAACTGGGATCTGATCAAGACCGACCCTGACCTTAAACTGGCTGATAAG ATTCTCCCCGACGATCCGAGCAAGAAGCCTCAAAGTAAGCAATTACAAGCGAGAGCCGAGTACCTCCTCAAGCTGCTGAAAAAAGAGCAAGACAACACGGACGTGTCTAAAACCGGAGAGGAG GTCaaagtgaggaagaggaagcctCGGGTGAAAAAGGAGAAGATCCTCAAGGACGAGCAGGGCAACGATATCTCCTCCCCTCGTCTGTCCGACAACCCGTCAGAGGAGGGCGAGGTCAAG GATGACGGAGCAGAGAAGTCCCCCTccaagaaaagacaaaagaaaaaggataacaaagagaacaaagaaaaacatggaacTCCTAAGAAGGAGAAGGACggggacaaagacaaaaaggggGCCAAGCCAAGGAAAGAAAAG GCGAAAGGAACCAAAGGGAAGAAGACTCAAGGTCCGGTTCACATTACAGCCGGGTCTGATCCGGTCCCCATTGAAGGAAAGGATGACGATGAACTGGACCAGGAGACTTTCAGTATT tgtaaggAGCGCATGAGGCCGGTGAAGAAGGCCCTGAAGCAGCTGGACAAACCAGACGAGGGTCTGTCTGACCAGGAGCAGCTCCAGCACACTCGCACATGCTTACTGAAGATCGGAGACAGAATCACAGAGTGCCTTAAAGCCTACAGCGACCCCGAACATGTGAAAATATGGCGAAG aaacCTGTGGATTTTTGTGTCCAAGTTTACAGAGTTCGGTGCGAGGAAGCTTCACAAACTTTACAAAATGGCCCAAAAGAAGCGTTCACATGAGGAAGAg aagaagagggaggatcCTGCAGGCAGGACGAAGTCTTTCAGACCGGAGGCGTCTGGTTCCAGTCGAGACTCCACGGGTACTCAGCCTAACTCCAAAGCTGCGTCTCACACATCTCAGTCCGGCCCCCACGGACACCACAGAGAGGCGTACAACTCCGCTAACAAACGGCACTTTGCCAATGATG aaaggGGAGACTGGCAGAGGGACCGTAAATATAATTACCCAGGTAACAGCAACCAGTCATGGCAGGGAGACCGACATCATCCCTACGACCAACATCGCTACAAGGATCACTATGGCGACAGACGTTCCCATGGAGACTCCTACCGCAGCTCGGGCAGTTACCGCAACAACAGCTCCCCTCGGAAACGGCCGTACGATCAGTACGGCAGTGACCGGGACCACAGGGGCAACCGACCCTATTACGACAG GCACCCGGACCCCAAGAGAAGACGTTCTGATGAGTTCCGCCCCAACTACCACCAGGGCCGAGAGGGTTCTCAGCAGGACTTCAGGAGGATGCCAGAGCACAGGCCAGCAGGTCCACCTGCTCCAGATAACTACAGCAGACCCTTCCATCCTGACAAACCTCCCCCTCCGCTGGACCCTCGCTCCCCACAGGCTCAGAAGTCTCCCCAGGACTCCCGCTCTCCACCTGAGCGGCCCGCGGAGCCGAGCGCAGCCGCAGATCCGAACTGgaataataagaaaacataa
- the chd2 gene encoding chromodomain-helicase-DNA-binding protein 2 isoform X2, with protein sequence MMKNKSKKQEDEGSTHSNASSNSASEESNRSASESGSQSESEHGSERRRPQHSESNSSSESESHSGSGSESAGSKSQQNAEEVKDKPVGKKERLADVKKMWDEHPDVYGVRRSNRSRQEPARLNIGAGGSSDSESESPKRKTSRAKKKEPQAKSAAKKQLSQKGRKSRKQESSAEDDDDDEEDDDDDEDDTSKRQTRGRGATKVKSYKEDQHDFETDSDDLIEMTGDACEEQQDDDSETIERVMDTRTARKGATGASTTVYAVEENGDPSQGFDPENEEGETQYLIKWKGWSYIHNTWESMDSLTQQKVKGIKRLDNYKKKSEELNSWLRRASPEDIEFHNCQQELTSDLKKQFQFVERVIATKSGKTPGSSDFPSHSHKAPPSNEPEYLCKWMGLPYSECSWEDGALVKKKFQQWVDGFLSRSTCKTVPSKDCKVLKQRPRFVALKKQPSYIGDENLQLRDYQLDGLNWLAHSWCRCNSVILADEMGLGKTIQTISFLSYLFHQHQLYGPFLLVVPLSTLTSWQRECETWAPDMNVVVYLGDVMSRKTIRDYEWVNHQTKRIRFNALLTTYEILLKDKGVLGNINWAFMGVDEAHRLKNDDSLLYKTLMEFRSNHRLLITGTPLQNSLKELWSLLHFLMPDKFDSWEDFEDEHGKAKDNGYQSLHKVLEPFLLRRVKKDVEKSLPAKVEQILRVDMTAHQKQFYKWILTRNYKALSKGTRGSSSGFLNIVMELKKCCNHSFLIKQPEDVECETQQEHLQGLVRGSGKLVLLDKLLTRLRERGNRVLIFSQMVRMLDILAEYLAKRRYQFQRLDGSIKGEIRKQALDHFNAEGSEDFCFLLSTRAGGLGINLASADTVVIFDSDWNPQNDLQAQARAHRIGQKKQVNIYRLVTKGTVEEDIIERAKKKMVLDHLVIQRMDTTGRTVLDSNSTQGSTNSNPFNKEELTAILKFGAEELFKEAEGEESEPQEMDIDEILRLAETRESDQGSSATDELLSQFKVANFSSMEESTPDFEGRAIREWDDIIPEEQRRKIEEEEKQREMEDIFMLPRSRSSNKRAQANDSDSDVGSKLKNRSSGSESETDDSDDDKKPKKRGRPRARKNNVEGFTDAEIRRFIKAYKKFGSPLERLEAIARDSELVDKSIADLKRLGELIHTSCVTAVQEHEEHLKENPVEAKGPGKRRGINIKISGVQVNAKTIIQHEEEFEPLHKAVPSNPEERNTFKLTCRVKVAHFDVDWDLQEDIQLLLGIYEHGFGNWDLIKTDPDLKLADKILPDDPSKKPQSKQLQARAEYLLKLLKKEQDNTDVSKTGEEVKVRKRKPRVKKEKILKDEQGNDISSPRLSDNPSEEGEVKDDGAEKSPSKKRQKKKDNKENKEKHGTPKKEKDGDKDKKGAKPRKEKAKGTKGKKTQGPVHITAGSDPVPIEGKDDDELDQETFSICKERMRPVKKALKQLDKPDEGLSDQEQLQHTRTCLLKIGDRITECLKAYSDPEHVKIWRRNLWIFVSKFTEFGARKLHKLYKMAQKKRSHEEEKKREDPAGRTKSFRPEASGSSRDSTGTQPNSKAASHTSQSGPHGHHREAYNSANKRHFANDERGDWQRDRKYNYPGNSNQSWQGDRHHPYDQHRYKDHYGDRRSHGDSYRSSGSYRNNSSPRKRPYDQYGSDRDHRGNRPYYDRHPDPKRRRSDEFRPNYHQGREGSQQDFRRMPEHRPAGPPAPDNYSRPFHPDKPPPPLDPRSPQAQKSPQDSRSPPERPAEPSAAADPNWNNKKT encoded by the exons ATGATGaagaataaaagtaaaaaacaagaGGATGAAGGATCGACTCACAGCAACGCATCAAG CAATTCAGCCTCGGAGGAGTCCAACCGCTCTGCGTCAGAGTCGGGAAGTCAGTCGGAGAGCGAGCATggcagtgagaggaggagacccCAACACTCGGAGTCGAACAGCTCGTCTGAGTCAGAGAGTCACTCCGGGTCGGGGAGCGAGTCCGCCGGATCCAAATCCCAGCAAAACGCAGAAGAGGTCAAAGACAAGccggtgggaaagaaggagcgTCTGGCAGATGTCAAGAAG ATGTGGGATGAACATCCAGATGTGTACGGAGTCAGGAGGTCCAATCGCAGCAGACAGGAGCCTGCTCGTCTGAACATCGGCGCTGGG GGCAGCAGTGATTCTGAGAGTGAAAGTCCAAAGAGGAAAACATCACGAGCTAAGAAAAAAGA acctCAGGCCAAATCTGCAGCCAAAAAGCAGCTGTCTCAAAAAGGAAGGAAGTCGAGGAAACAGGAGTCGTCTGCCGAGGACGATGACGACGACGAAGAGgacgatgacgatgacgagGATGACACTTCAAAGAGACAGACACGGGGAAGGGGTGCAACTAAAGTCAAAAG CTACAAAGAGGACCAACATGACTTCGAGACCGACTCTGACGACTTGATTGAAATGACCGGGGACGCTTGTGAGGAGCAGCAGGATGACGACAGCGAGACCATTGAAAGAGTCATGGACACCAGGACGGCAAGGAAAGGAG CCACCGGGGCCTCCACCACTGTGTATGCCGTGGAGGAAAATGGAGACCCCAGCCAAGGCTTTGACCCCGAGAACGAAGAAGGGGAAACTCAGTATCTGATCAAGTGGAAGGGCTGGTCCTACATCCACAACACGTGGGAGAGCATGGACTCTCTGACGCAGCAGAAAGTCAAGGGAATCAAGAGACTGGACAactacaaaaagaaaagtgaagagctcaattcatg GCTGAGGAGGGCGTCCCCGGAGGATATCGAGTTTCACAACTGCCAACAGGAGCTCACTTCCGATTTGAAAAAGCAGTTTCAGTTTGTTGAGCGTGTGATCG CGACAAAATCAGGAAAGACTCCAGGATCCTCCGACTTCCCCT ctcacAGTCACAAAGCACCGCCCTCCAATGAGCCGGAGTATCTATGCAAGTGGATGGGCTTACCTTATTCGGAGTGCAGCTGGGAAGATGGAGCTTTGGTGAAGAAGAAGTTTCAGCAGTGGGTCGACGGCTTCCTGAGCCGGAGCACCTGTAAGACCGTCCCCTCCAAAGACTGCAAG GTGTTGAAGCAAAGGCCGAGGTTTGTCGCTCTGAAAAAACAGCCGTCGTATATCGGAGATGAGAACCTTCAGCTTCGAGATTATCAGCTGGATGGCTTGAACTGGTTGGCACACTCCTGGTGCAG gtgtaACAGTGTCATCCTGGCCGACGAGATGGGGCTCGGAAAGACCATCCAGACCATCTCCTTCCTGTCGTACCTCTTTCACCAGCATCAGCTGTACGGGCCCTTCCTCCTGGTGGTGCCTCTGTCCACGCTGACCTCCTGGCAGAGGGAGTGCGAGACGTGGGCTCCGGACATGAACGTGGTCGTCTACCTCGGCGACGTCATGAGCAGGAAGACG attCGAGACTACGAGTGGGTGAACCATCAAACCAAAAGAATCCGTTTCAACGCATTATTAACCACTTATGAGATTCTTCTTAAAGACAAG GGAGTTCTCGGGAACATCAACTGGGCGTTCATGGGCGTGGATGAAGCTCACAGGCTGAAGAACGACGACTCCCTCCTCTACAAAACCCTCATGGAGTTCAGGTCCAACCACAGGCTCCTCATTACCGGCACTCCGCTGCAGAACTCGCTCAAAGAGCTCTGGTCACTGTTGCACTTCCTCATGCCTGACAA GTTTGACTCCTGGGAGGATTTTGAGGATGAACACGGCAAAGCGAAAGATAACGGTTATCAGAGTCTGCACAAAGTCCTTGAGCCCTTCCTCCTGCGCCGTGTCAAGAAAGACGTGGAGAAATCTCTCCCCGCCAAGGTGGAGCAGATCCTCCGCGTCGACATGACTGCACAtcaaaaacagttttacaa gtGGATTTTAACGAGGAATTACAAAGCTCTTTCCAAAGGCACCCGAGGCAGCTCCTCCGGCTTCCTCAACATCGTTATGGAGCTGAAAAAGTGCTGCAACCACAGTTTCCTCATCAAGCAGCCCGAAGACGTGGAATGTGAAACACAACAGGAACACCTGCAG GGTCTTGTGAGGGGCAGTGGGAAACTTGTGCTGCTGGATAAGCTGCTGACCAGACTCcgagagagagggaacaggGTCCTGATTTTCTCCCAGATGGTCAGGATGTTGGACATCCTGGCCGAGTACTTGGCCAAGAGGCGCTACCAATTCCAG cGGCTGGACGGTTCCATAAAGGGAGAAATCCGAAAGCAAGCACTTGACCACTTCAATGCAGAAGGCTCCGAG GACTTCTGCTTCCTGTTGTCCACCAGAGCCGGAGGTCTGGGGATTAACTTGGCCTCAGCCGACACAGTCGTCATCTTCGACTCGGACTGGAACCCTCAAAACGACCTGCAGGCACAAGCCAGAGCTCACAGGATCGGTCAGAAGAAACAG GTGAATATTTATCGACTGGTCACTAAAGGAACGGTGGAGGAGGACATAATCGAGAGGGCGAAGAAGAAGATGGTTCTGGACCATCTCGTCATTCAGAGGATGGACACCACGGGTCGAACTGTACTGGACAGCAACTCAACTCAAGGAAGCACAAA TTCAAACCCATTTAATAAAGAGGAGCTGACTGCCATCCTCAAGTTTGGTGCAGAGGAACTTTTTAAAGAAGCAGAAGGAGAGGAGTCTGAACCTCAG GAGATGGACATCGATGAGATCCTCAGGTTGGCTGAAACGAGGGAAAGTGACCAGGGCTCGAGTGCTACAGATGAACTTCTATCTCAGTTTAAG GTTGCTAATTTCTCAAGCATGGAGGAAAGCACGCCGGACTTCGAGGGGAGGGCCATAAGGGAATGGGACGATATCATCCCCGAAGAGCAGCGGCGCAAaatcgaggaggaggagaagcagcgGGAGATGGAGGACATCTTTATGCTGCCCCGAAGCAGGAGCTCGAACAAGAGG GCTCAGGCTAACGATAGCGACAGCGACGTTGGCTCCAAGCTGAAGAATCGCTCGTCGGGCTCCGAGAGCGAGACGGATGACAGTGACGACGACAAGAAGCCAAAGAAGAGAGGCAGACCGAGAGCTCGCAAAAACAACGTGGAGGGTTTCACTGACGCAGAGATTCGCAG GTTCATCAAGGCTTACAAGAAGTTTGGATCTCCTCTTGAAAG GTTGGAGGCCATCGCCCGGGACTCGGAGCTGGTTGATAAGTCCATAGCCGACCTGAAGAGACTCGGTGAACTGATCCACACGAGCTGTGTCACTGCGGTGCAGGAGCACGAGGAACACCTGAAAGAGAACCCAGTTGAAG CCAAAGGTCCCGGGAAGCGGAGAGGGATAAACATCAAGATCTCAGGAGTGCAAGTCAACGCCAAAACCATCATCCAGCATGAGGAGGAGTTTGAGCCTCTGCACAAAGCGGTGCCCTCCAATCCTGAGGAGAGGAACAC GTTCAAGCTCACATGCAGGGTCAAGGTGGCCCACTTTGATGTGGATTGGGATCTGCAGGAAGACATTCAGCTCCTGCTCGGGATCTACGAGCACGGCTTCGGCAACTGGGATCTGATCAAGACCGACCCTGACCTTAAACTGGCTGATAAG ATTCTCCCCGACGATCCGAGCAAGAAGCCTCAAAGTAAGCAATTACAAGCGAGAGCCGAGTACCTCCTCAAGCTGCTGAAAAAAGAGCAAGACAACACGGACGTGTCTAAAACCGGAGAGGAG GTCaaagtgaggaagaggaagcctCGGGTGAAAAAGGAGAAGATCCTCAAGGACGAGCAGGGCAACGATATCTCCTCCCCTCGTCTGTCCGACAACCCGTCAGAGGAGGGCGAGGTCAAG GATGACGGAGCAGAGAAGTCCCCCTccaagaaaagacaaaagaaaaaggataacaaagagaacaaagaaaaacatggaacTCCTAAGAAGGAGAAGGACggggacaaagacaaaaaggggGCCAAGCCAAGGAAAGAAAAG GCGAAAGGAACCAAAGGGAAGAAGACTCAAGGTCCGGTTCACATTACAGCCGGGTCTGATCCGGTCCCCATTGAAGGAAAGGATGACGATGAACTGGACCAGGAGACTTTCAGTATT tgtaaggAGCGCATGAGGCCGGTGAAGAAGGCCCTGAAGCAGCTGGACAAACCAGACGAGGGTCTGTCTGACCAGGAGCAGCTCCAGCACACTCGCACATGCTTACTGAAGATCGGAGACAGAATCACAGAGTGCCTTAAAGCCTACAGCGACCCCGAACATGTGAAAATATGGCGAAG aaacCTGTGGATTTTTGTGTCCAAGTTTACAGAGTTCGGTGCGAGGAAGCTTCACAAACTTTACAAAATGGCCCAAAAGAAGCGTTCACATGAGGAAGAg aagaagagggaggatcCTGCAGGCAGGACGAAGTCTTTCAGACCGGAGGCGTCTGGTTCCAGTCGAGACTCCACGGGTACTCAGCCTAACTCCAAAGCTGCGTCTCACACATCTCAGTCCGGCCCCCACGGACACCACAGAGAGGCGTACAACTCCGCTAACAAACGGCACTTTGCCAATGATG aaaggGGAGACTGGCAGAGGGACCGTAAATATAATTACCCAGGTAACAGCAACCAGTCATGGCAGGGAGACCGACATCATCCCTACGACCAACATCGCTACAAGGATCACTATGGCGACAGACGTTCCCATGGAGACTCCTACCGCAGCTCGGGCAGTTACCGCAACAACAGCTCCCCTCGGAAACGGCCGTACGATCAGTACGGCAGTGACCGGGACCACAGGGGCAACCGACCCTATTACGACAG GCACCCGGACCCCAAGAGAAGACGTTCTGATGAGTTCCGCCCCAACTACCACCAGGGCCGAGAGGGTTCTCAGCAGGACTTCAGGAGGATGCCAGAGCACAGGCCAGCAGGTCCACCTGCTCCAGATAACTACAGCAGACCCTTCCATCCTGACAAACCTCCCCCTCCGCTGGACCCTCGCTCCCCACAGGCTCAGAAGTCTCCCCAGGACTCCCGCTCTCCACCTGAGCGGCCCGCGGAGCCGAGCGCAGCCGCAGATCCGAACTGgaataataagaaaacataa